The sequence actatctTTCATTGATATCTCGGCATTAATTAGCCgaaaatttgttaatttcattaaattgaTACAAAAGAATTGAagtcttgaaaaaaaaataaaaaaagaaatttggctataattgaaaagaaagggCAAAAAATTGATTCACACACAAAATTTATCCATTCTTTTTCACATTATTACAAAAGGTTTTCATACAAAAAACACCGAAGCAGAACAACACACAGCCAGCCTCATGCTTTCAATCTTACTCTCCAGttattggtttttttttttttttaatcatttttctctatttctgaaccataattatttttcctaatttttatggtcaaattatttttcttaatattgagaaaaaaaggaaCATTAGGATCCTGACtcttaattcaattatttttaaaaattaagaaatctctttctcaatttcttcactattttctGGACAAACCAAGCAAATCATGTTTAagctaattttatttgattagtttCGGTTTACAGCCATGTTTCATAAAATCAgcttttcttaaaagaaaaaaaaaaacaagtacAAATGAAGTTGTGACGTGTTCATGTCAGAGCCATTGATATTTCTCGTCACTAGCGGGTAACAACAGTTGaggttgattttctttttttttttgtttcctttttttcaGAATATTTGTGTTCATATCCATCTTATTTTGCATTATTTATAAAGTTCTcagtagtatatttttatgaataaaatattcttaaggAGTcgaattataaagaattataataaaatatatttttaaaatttaaaatttaattttataaattataataaaataataaataaaatatattaatattttatcatattatataaataaaattaataaattaaaataatattttaaaaatataatataatatataatttttaaaattatattatataatataatataaaaatattctcttaaataaagtataaaaattttataatttcttacagtgaaaattttataatttattaaattgatactatagatttttttgtcactgtttaaaaaatatttttatatacaaatattactatattttaaataatgcaTTGTTGAGATGCATGCAGCAGGGCTCGATTATCCATCAACTAAAGCATCCCAAAGCTGCTTTTCTGATACATTTCACGTAACTGGACCCTACACATCTCAgatatgttatatatatatatatatctgcaTAGAACTGGATCCAATGACAAAGTCAGAAACCAATTTAAAGGGGTCAAAGTTTTAAAccaacattaaattttaatatttatatatctatttttaaatgttatcCCATTTGGGGGCCATGGCTCCCTTTGATTCCGCCAGCTTTGATATGTCCTTTCCCAAGTTACCAAACCATGGAGCCTCCTTATCTTCATACGGAGCTACAGAATCTCTTATTTTGATAGTATAAATTTACAACATTGAATTTTAGTTGAGAAAGTAATCCAATGCTCTCTAGTGATcaaatgtaaaaagaaaaataaaatcattcgTATTGAAAGGGCAGTAATACAATACAAAACTGAAGTAATTATGAtgtaaagaaaaggaagtccATGATGGCCTAGAGCGCactacatattaaattatgtaaaagaACTTGTGCTCATGGAAAAGAAAGGTCTATTTTGGGCGCAGGTTGAACTTAGAAAAAATGTGAAAGACCTTCTGAATAGGTTGTTGCTTTGTGGGTAGGTGGAcctcttttatatatatttttaagctAAATTCAAAATGCAATCATCTGTTTTTAGTCCAGTAATTGGTTACTAATTGACTGATGAAATCAGCTTTCCAGGTAGATAGATGTCTTTCTCTTCTGAAGACATAAAATCATGGGTGgtggccaaaagaaaaatgatatacataaagaataaaaaaaacagaattaaatgtGACTATCTTCTCTAgacaaaattctaaaataagaaaagaaaagggaaactAACTTATTCTTTCTAGttccttaatttttaacaatagGCATTTAAGGACTGAGTCTCAAATTCTCTTTCCCTTTCCATTCCAGCAATAttataaggaaaaatatttaaaatacctctttttataatttttttattaaattaatggtatttttgtattctttttaaattttacagtattaaaatataaaaaatatatttttcaaaattacgattttggttgtttttaatttttttattatttttgtgtaaaataatcaaaaaataactaaaaaataaccccacaataaattttaaaaatttccaaaatatttttaaaaaaattacacagtaaaataatactattactaattttaagatatttcaaaaaatttcccATGATATAACcctattgatattttagacAATAACTATATCTATAACTATATCTATAGccagtttaaattttatatttacctTATTATTACTCcgagtaattttattattattttacaagtAATGCTACATATctcaatttaatttgtttaaattcttttctcatgatgtaatatatatatataatgagacaagaagtgaaaaaaaattaggataaaTTGAAGTAGaatatttgatattagttaAATGCAAACACCAATTTTATTAACAGGCTTAAACTTCATTCATTCTTAATTTCGATCATCagcaattaaatttctaatgcAGATCTTTAAGgccatcaacaaaaatagaatcaaaCATCTCCATTTCATCATGGTTCCTCAAAACCATACCAATCTCAAATCCGCCATTCCCATCTCTGCTCTCTGCCATAGACATGCTTCCATTCCCCAAGGAACTAATCTCCACCTTGTCTGGCTTTCCCCACCCAAAATCTGTCCCATAAACCTCAAATTTAGGCGATCCAGCAACCCCAACCGCAATCGCTTCTCCTACACTTGATTCTCGCTCCATTGCTTTAATATAGCCTGCAAGATTATTCTTCAATCCCTCGCTAATCACTGCTTCTTTCTCTAACCCTTTTATCCTTTCGCTAAGCTTCTTTGCAACAAAGGCCAGCCCATTCTCTGAGAGGATAGGCTCCGCTTGTGTAAATATAGGGTAGCCATTAACACAGTTACCAAAATAACTTGCAGGTATTGGTGGGTCTAAACGAGATCTACAATCTGATATGACCACAAATATAACCATTGTTCCCTTTTCTGGCTTTCTTGCTTTAACAATGCAAAGCAGTATATAAGCATATGAGACTACAAATCTTGATAAATGCATTGATTTGATATAATCTGGATCATTCAATTGAGAGACTATCTTTTGCTTGAGTTTCTTTATATCTTCAAGATTCAACTTGAATGTTGCTCGAACAGAATTTGCCACAAATTCTTTAGCCTGATACAACTTCAAGCTTCGATGGTTATTAGCATTTAAACCTGGCAACTTCGCTTCTGACCAGTTGTTCAAATAAATCATATCAAGCCCATATGGATCTCGAACAACAGTCCGATCGAGAAACGGAGTTAACTCTTCCGGTAACACACATGGAATCTTATCATTCTCCTGGCTCTGTTTGCATATATAAGCCCATGCTTTCATGAACATGGTTACACTTTTCCCATCAAAGATTGCATGATGAGAAGAGACACCAATTGCGAAACCTTGATTTGGAAATAGTGTAATCTGGAAAGCTATAGTTGCTGCTTTTGAGTCAGATACAGGCAACTCAGGCACATAAGCACTTGATTCGATAGTCTTGCGGATTTGGTTGCCAGAAAGATGGAAAAAGTCTTGATAAGACTCTGCAACAGTGACCGAAACACCATCATTTGGGGTGTAAAGAATGAAAGGTTTGGGAGCATGTTGATCTTCAGGCCATGTGATGCTTCCCGCAAAAGGAAGATAATGAAGGAGAGCATGGGAGAGAGACTGTTTGAGTTTGGGGACAAGTACGGAGTTAAAAAATGTGAGGGTTAAATCAGTGTGCTGATAGAAGAAGAGGCGCTCAACTGGGTGGAATTTGAGCCAATAAACGTCGAAAAATGTGAGAGGAAGAGATAACTCAGTAGCAGATTCAGGTGAGTGGGTAGACGGGGTAACTCGAGCAACCTCAAATATTTTTGCCATTAGATACTATATGCTGAAAATACTACGACATGTAGAATCCATCTGTGTACGTCTCTTATAAACATTGGGCGAGGCTAGCAGGGCAGGGATAAAGAGAAATTTCCCAAGAAAGGATTACTTTCTGCTGCCAGGTCCGGCCTACCATTAGGAAAGTCATACGTGGGGTCAAGTCAGGAAGTACAACCTCCCGACAAGTATAACTTACCCGTCAAGGAAGCTTTTGTTAGCTAGCCGTTGTCACGGGTTTAGTCCTTCTATCAATAAATCATAGCGACACTACCACTTTCTACACGTGCAGCTAAAGTTTGATTTCTCGAATCTAAAAGCAAACGCTACATGGCAAAGAAAACAATAGAGAGCTAAAGACAATTTGGAGAGTTTTTGTAAATAGAGCTTGCTTGCTCTTTTACTTTATGTTTTTACTTGATGTTTACAAATGAAGTTTCTAAACTATATATAGGCTTCCACCTTCTCAATGGACGGTGAAGATTGATTTGATCTAATAGCTAAGATTAAATATCTAGAATGTTATATACAATTCCATACTTATCTACATATTCTACCAGTCTCTAGATAattctagaatgttctagaatCCTCCATTGTCTTCCAAAGAATTAAGGAGACTTTTTAGGTCTCGAACCTCATTAGAGTAGGGAGAAACTTGCGGGCTGTCACATTCTCCCCCACTCATTTTGGCGACGCCCTCATCGCATCCTCTTTATATGCCTTGATTAAGTCCCTGAAGTACCACAAAGTGAGCTCGTGCTCCTAACTAGCTTCACTTTCGGGCAATCCCTTCCACTTTACAAAATACTCGACATAGCTTGGATGGGAATCTCTTCTCGGTATTGACCCGATGTGCCATTCTCTCTTCGGCTTCCTTCTCGGATACGGTTGTGATTGCTGTTAGAGCTCTCTTCGACTCGCCCCTACTTAGATCTTCCTTGTCTTCATGATAGGGCTTTAATAAGCTCACATGAAACACAAGGTGCATTTCTAAGTGTGATGGAAGCTTCAAGCGATAAGCTAGCTTCCTAACTCGTTGCTCTACTAGAAAAAGACCTTCGTAGCGCCTTACTAGTCCTTTATGCATCTTAGCAAACCTTCGGCTTTAATGGGGAAGGAGCTTTACCATCACTAAGTCTCCTTCCTCAAACTCCAAGTGCCTCTCCTCTTTCCATCAGCCCACTTCTTCATTCTCTTGGGGGCCTTAGTTAGATGAGCGGGTGCCATGTCGGCTTTCTCATGCCATCCTTTGGCAAACTTGAAGGCTGCAGGACTAGGGTCTTTATACCCCACATTTAGTGTGTGTGGAGTCAATGGTTGTTGTCTCGTGGTAATCTCGAATGGACTCACCCCTATTTAATCGCTCTTCTATAAGTTATATGAGAATTGGGCAACATCGAGCAACTTTGTCCAATCACTTTGGTTGATACTCACATAATGCCTAAAGAATAACTCTAGCAAGGCATTCACCCTCTCTGTTTGTCCATCGGTTTGGGGATGAAAGCTTGTAGAGAAGTTAAGCTTGGACCCCATGAGCTTGAATAATTCCATCCAAAACCTTCGAGTGAAGCGAGTATCTCGATCGCTAACAATAGTCTTCGGTATTGCCCCAGTATTTCACCACATGTTTAAGAAATAGACATGTTGTATCCTCGGTTGTGAACTTTGTAGGCACAGGAATGAACACTCCATATTTGCTAAAGTGATCCACAACTACCATAATGTTGCTACATCCTTCAAACTTCGATAGACATGTGTGAAATCCATGGAGATACTTTCCTAAGGTCTCTCTGGAATCAGTAATAGCTCTAACAAACCAGCGGGCTTGTTTTGCTCCACCCTGTCTTGTTGACATACAAGACAAGTCTTGACATAAAGATCAATGTCGTCCCATATTTGGGGCCAATAATATCCATGCTCCACAAGTGCCAATGTGCGATGCGTGCTTGGATGGCCCACCCATTTTGAATCATGGCACTCTTTGATGATGACCTTCCTCAAGCCTTCCCATTTCGGCACATAGACTCTATTTCCTTTGGTAATGAGCACCCCATTCACTAGCCAAAATTGGCGAGTCTTCCCCTTATTCGCTAATTCCACCAAATTCTTAGCTTGCGGGTCATGCTCAAGTCCCTCCTTGATGTGATCCACCAAAGGAAAGTTAGCGCTAGTGATGGAAGCCAACTCTGCCTTCTTACTTAGTGCATCAGCCACTAAGTTTGCCTTTCCTGGCTTGTACTCCATCACAAAGTCAAACTCTACAAGGAATTCTTGCCATCTTACTTGCTTCAGAGTTAGTTTCTTTTGCTTGAGGAAGTAACTGGTCGCCATATCATCAGTCTTCACAACGAACTTGATCTCAAGCAAGTATTCGTAAATAAAGAACTATGGTAGTCATCTCCTTCTCTTGGACTGTATAGCGGCGCTCGGCATCATTGAGCTTGCAGCTTTCGTAGGCTACAAGATGACCCTCTTGCGTTAACACATCACCAAGTGCAAAATCTGAAGCATCTATGTGTATTTCATATGCCTTGGTGTGATCGAGTAAGGCTAATACAGGTTCCTCCGTCACCGCTTGCTTCAACCTCTCGAATGCCTTTTGACACTTCGCATCCCAATTCCACACTTTATTCTTCTTCAACAAATCAGTTAGCGGGGATGCGATCGATGAGTAGCCCATTATGAATCTTCAATAGTAATTGGTGAGGCCAAGGAAAGAACGTAGCTCGATTACTTTCCTCGTTGGCTCCCAATCTTTGAT comes from Ricinus communis isolate WT05 ecotype wild-type chromosome 5, ASM1957865v1, whole genome shotgun sequence and encodes:
- the LOC8289602 gene encoding malonyl-CoA:anthocyanidin 5-O-glucoside-6''-O-malonyltransferase; its protein translation is MAKIFEVARVTPSTHSPESATELSLPLTFFDVYWLKFHPVERLFFYQHTDLTLTFFNSVLVPKLKQSLSHALLHYLPFAGSITWPEDQHAPKPFILYTPNDGVSVTVAESYQDFFHLSGNQIRKTIESSAYVPELPVSDSKAATIAFQITLFPNQGFAIGVSSHHAIFDGKSVTMFMKAWAYICKQSQENDKIPCVLPEELTPFLDRTVVRDPYGLDMIYLNNWSEAKLPGLNANNHRSLKLYQAKEFVANSVRATFKLNLEDIKKLKQKIVSQLNDPDYIKSMHLSRFVVSYAYILLCIVKARKPEKGTMVIFVVISDCRSRLDPPIPASYFGNCVNGYPIFTQAEPILSENGLAFVAKKLSERIKGLEKEAVISEGLKNNLAGYIKAMERESSVGEAIAVGVAGSPKFEVYGTDFGWGKPDKVEISSLGNGSMSMAESRDGNGGFEIGMVLRNHDEMEMFDSIFVDGLKDLH